Genomic DNA from Pseudomonas fitomaticsae:
CTGCTCCGGAAGTCGAAGTGGCTCCGGTTCGCGAAGCTCAGCCTCAGGTTGAAGCGGCTGCCGAACCAGCGGTGACCTTCGAAGCACCAGTCGTTGTTGAAGAGTCGGTTGTCGAAACCGTCGCTGAAACCGTGACCGAAACCGTGCGTGAAGTTCGCGAAGAACAGACCGCATTCAACTGGGTCGCCGAACCGGTTGTTGCTGAAACACCAGCGCCAGTGGTTGAAGCGCCTGTTGTTGAAGAAGCCAAGGCTGCCGAGCCAGTAGTTGTTGCTGAACCGGCACCGGTCGTTGAAGCCCCAGTCGTCGAAGCGCCAGTGGTTGCCGAAACACCTGCCCCGGTAGTTGAAACAGCTCCAGTTGTCGCCCCGGTCAGCGCCCTGACCCCAAGCGGCCGCGCACCTAACGACCCGCGTGAAGTGCGTCGTCGCAAGCGTGAAGAAGAGCGCCTGCAGAAGGAAGCCGAACTGGCTGCCGCTGCCGCCGCTACTGCTCCAGCTGCCGAAGTGATCGAGGCAGCTCCTGCCCCGGTCGCTGAAGAAGTTGCCGTTGAAGCCGTGATTGCCGAAGCTCCACGCTCCGTTCAGGAAGCGGTCGAGCAACACGAAGAGGCCCAGGAAAAAGAACACGAGCCTAAACCCCTCGTCTGATTCCAAACGCCAATAAAAAGCCCCGCCTGGTAATCCAGGCGGGGCTTTTTTATATCTCAAGGTTTTATCAGGACGGCGGGAAAACCAGCGCGTCGGGTACATCGATATCCCACAACACGCCCGGATCATCCACCGCGACTTCAACCACCCGCCCTTGGGCAAACAACGGTCGCGCGCCCCGGTCACCGGACAAGGCCATCAGCCCCGCTGCAAACGAGCGACCAAACCCGACCGGATGCCCATAGTCACCATTCAACGTCGGTACGCTGACCGCATCCTCGGCAATCGCCGCCACAACCCGCTCAATGCTCGACGGCAGGATGAACGGCATATCCCCCAGGACAATCAGCCAGCCATCGGCATCCGGGCAAGCCGCCACACCCGCAGCGATGCTATCGCCCATTCCCGTGGACTCAATCGAGACAATGTCACACCCGTAAGCCTGCGCCATGCGCATCGCCTGCGGTCGCACCTCGGTCGTCACCAGCAATCGCTGGTCGAGGCTCGCCGGCAGGTTCACCAGCACCTGCTCGATCACTGAACGCACGGCGCCATCACGCCCGGTGCAATCGGCCAGCAGCTTGTCCTTGTCGGCGCCCGCCACCTCACGAAAGCGGCTGCCCTCACCCGCCGCCAGCACAATCACCCCGATGGATCGGCTCATACACTCTCCACTGTTTTCTTCTGCTTGAGCTCGACACCATTCTTGATCGCGACGATTTCCGCCAACAGCGACAAGGCGATTTCCGCCGGGGAATGGCTGCCAATATGCAAACCGATCGGCCCGTGCAATCGGGCAATGGCCGCTTCTGACAAGCCTAGCTCAGCGAGATTTTCCCGGCGCTTGATGCTGTTGACCCGCGAGCCGAGCGCACCGACATAGAACGCTTTGGAGTCGAGCGCCGTGAGCAGCGCCATGTCGTCCAGACGTGGATCGTGAGTCAGCGCGACAATCGCCGTGCGTTCATCAGTCTGGATATTCAGCACCGCCTCGTCCGGCATGCCGGGGACAAACCGCCCATGCTGCTCTTCCCAGCCATAGACGAACTCGGTGCGCGGATCACAGATCAGCACTTCGAAATCCAGCAGTCGCGCCATCTCGGCCACATACCGCGACAACTGCCCGGCGCCGATCAACAGCAGGCGCCAGCGCGGGCCGTAAATGGCACGCAGGGTCTGGCCGTCGAAGCTCAAGACGTCGGTCTTGCCGGCCGGGCGCAACATTACCTCGCCAGTGCGAATGTTCAGTTCGCGAGCGACGATTTCATGAGCCTCGCAGCGATCCAGCAACTCGGCGACCCACGCCGGATCGCCGACCCGTTCCTCGGTCAGGCGCAGGGTGCCGCCGCAAGGCAGGCCGAAGCGCGCGGCTTCTTCCTGCGTCACGCCGTAGGTGATCAATTGCACCGGCGGCCCGTTGGCGGGAATCCGCCCATCGTGCAGCCGGGCGATCAGATCGTCCTCGACGCAACCGCCGGACACCGAACCGATCACCACCCCATCTTCGCGCAACGCCAGCATCGCGCCGGGTGCCCGGGGCGCAGTGCCCCAGGTCTGCACCACCGAAAACAACACTACCCGCTTCCCGTCGCGGCGCCATTCGAGCACGCTGCGCAGGACATTGAGATCGGCGCTGTCCATCACGCTTGCGCCTTTTGCCAGCCCTGCAACTGGTAACGCACCGGCAGGTTGCGGATGCGCTGACCGGTGGCGGCGAAGATCGCATTGCACAGTGCCGGCGCAATCGGCGGCACGCCAGGCTCACCGACACCGCCCAATGGCACCTCGCCCGGCGGCGTCACCAGATGCACCGCGACTTCCTTCGGCGCCAGTGACATGCGCGCCACTTCATACATATGGAAGTTGTCCTGCTGCACCTTGCCGTCCTTGAAGCTGATTTCGCCCCACACGGCATTGCCCAGGCCCATCACACAGGCGCCTTCGAACTGCGAACGGATGCGCTCGGGGTTGATCTGCGGGCCACAATCCACGGCGATATCGGCTTTGTGCACGATCAGCGTGCCGTCGTCCTTGACCTCGACTTCGATCACCGCCGCCACATAGGTGACGAAGCTGTAATGCACGGCCAGTCCGAGGCCACGGCCCTTGGGCAGTTGACGCCCCCACCCCGCCGCCTTGGCCGCCGTTTCCAGCACGGTGCGCATGCGCCCGGTGTCGATCGGATAACGCTCGGGGGATTCGCCGTAGTTCCACTCTTCACTCAAAGTGCGTGGATCAATCTGTCGATCCGGGCCGAGCAGCTTGATCTGGTACTTGAGCGGATCTTCCTTGGCCTTGTGCGCCAGTTCGTCGACAAAGCTCTGGATCGCAAAACCATGGGGAATGTTCGACACCGAGCGATACCAGCCGACCCGCGTATGAACCGTGGCTTCAGGGTTTTCCAGGCGCACGTTGGGAATCGCGTAGGCCATGTTGGTAAAGCCCATGCCCAGCTCGAACGCAGCTTCGTGATTCATGCCCGGCGCAAACAGCGCGGTGATGCTCGGCGCCACCGTGCGGTGCAGCCAGGCGGACGGCAAGCCGTCCTTGCCCACGCCAGCCTTGAGATATTCGGCGGACACGGTGTGGAAATACGAGTTGTGGATGTCGTCTTCCCGGGTCCACTGCACGCGCACGGCTTTGCCAGGAAATTCCTTGGCGAGCACGGCAGCTTCAACCACAAAGTCCGGTTTGGACTTGCGGCCGAAACCACCGCCCAACAGCGTGACATTGAACGTGACGTTATCGAACGGCAGCCCCAGGCGTTCGGCGATCCGCTCACGGGTGACCTGCGGCGCCTGGCTCGGTGCCCATGCCTCGCACGTGCCATCCTTGTAACGGGCGATGGCGACCATCGGCTCCATCGGTGCCTGGGCCAGATGCGGCAGATAATAAGAGGCTTCCAGCGTGCTGGCGGCACTACCGATGGCTTTGTCGATATCGCCGGTGTTGCGCACGACCTTGCCCGGCTTCAGCGAAGCGGCTTCGATCTCCTTGCGATAGGCGACCGAGTCATAAGTGGCGTTCGGGCCATCGTCCCACTCGATCTTCAGCGCTTCACGGCCCTTCAATGCCGCCCAGGTGTTGCTGGCCACCACGGCCACGCCACCCAACGGCTGGAATTCCGAAGGCAATGGCCGGGGTTCGATCTGGATGACTTTGAGGACGCCCGGCACTTTCAGCGCGGCGCTGTCGTCGACTGACTTGACCTTGCCGCCGTACACCGCCGGACGCGCAATGACCGCGAACAGCATGCCGTCGAAATGCACATCGGCGCCGTACACCGCGCGGCCATTGACGATGTCGGCACCGTCGATGGCCTTGGTGCCTTCCTTGCCGATGTAGCGGAATTCCGACGGCTGCTTGAGCCGCAGGCTGTCACGGGCCGGCACCGTCAGCGCACTGGCCGCAGCGGCCAGCTCACCGTAACCCAGCTCGCGCCCGGACGGCGTGTGAATGACTTTATGCAGTTGCGCGCGGCATTCGCCGACCGGCACCTTCCACTGCGCAGCGGCGGCCTGCTCCAGCATGGTCCGGGCGGCAGCGCCGCAACGGCGCATCGGTTCGTACCAGTGACGCATGCTGCGCGAGCCGTCGGTGTCCTGGTTGCCGAAGCGCACTTCATCACCCGGCGCCTGCTGAACCTTGACGTGGGCCCAGTCGGCTTCCAGTTCATCGGCGACCACCATGGTCAGGCTGGTGCGCACGCCCTGGCCCATTTCCGAACGGTTGCAGACCACGGTCACCGTGCCATCGGCGGAAATGCTGACGTAAACCTTCGGATCGTCGATCCAGCCGTTGGGCATGCCATCGGCGCCGAACTGCTTCGGCTTGTCTTCGGCCAGCGCATCCTGCCAGCCCCAGCTCGCCGCCAGCACCAGCGCACCGGTGGCGCCAACGCCCTTGAGAAAGCCCCGGCGACTCAGGTTGCTCAGGGCGAAATCGTTCGGTAGACGGCTCATGCCTTGGCCTCCTTCAGGTGAGTGGATGCCTGACGGATCGCGGTCTTGATCCGGTTGTAGGTGCCGCAGCGGCAGATGTTGCCGACCATCGCTTCTTCGATCTGCTCGTCGCTCGGGTTCGGGTTGGTCTTGAGCAACGCGGTGGCGGACATGATTTGCCCGCCCTGACAGTAACCGCATTGGGCCACAGCGGTGTCGAGCCAGGCTTGCTGGACAATCTGCCCTACCGGGTCGGCGTGCAGGTTGTCGATGGTGGTCACGTTCTGCCCGACCACCGAACCGATCGGGGTGATGCAACTGCGCGCCGGCGCGCCGTCGATATGAATCGTGCACGCACCGCACAGGCCCATGCCGCAGCCGAACTTGGTGCCGTTGTAACCGGCGACGTCACGGATCGCCCACAACAGCGGCATGTCCTCGGTAACATCGAGTGGATGGTCTTGACCATTAAGTTTCAGGGTAATCATGGGCACGCCCGCATATTCATGGAGGTTATGGGGTCGAGCCATCTGCCACCGCAGGGACGGTGGTGGTTCGCGCAGATCGGCTCAGGCTAATCAGGCTCTCTTGTGCGGACGGGTACGTCTGCACCGGGCCTTTGGTGGAGCAAATGACTGGTATCGTTAGCTGGCTACGTTAACCCGCGATTAACAAAAAAGCCCTGCACTTTTTAAATAATGCAGGGCTTTGGGTTCAGCCTTGAAAGCGTAGCCTCAATAGCGATTGGGCTCCATTTCCAGCTCGACATTGAAACGTTCTGAAATGTCTTTCTGGATACGCTGGGCCAGATCGAGCAATTGCAGCCCGGTCGCCGCGCCGTAGTTGACCAGCACCAGCGCCTGCAATTTATGCACGCCGGCATCGGCCTCACGGAAACCTTTCCAGCCGGCGCGCTCGATCAACCAGCCGGCCGCCAGTTTCATCTGCCCGTCCGGTTGCGCGTAGGCCACCAGATCCGGGTGCTGCGCCTTGATCTGCGCAACCACCGCCGCCGACACCAGCGGATTCTTGAAGAAGCTGCCGGCATTGCCGAGCACGGCCGGGTCAGGCAACTTTTCACTGCGGATGCTGCAAATCGCTCGACTGACGTCTGTCGGCGTCGGCTGCTCGATGCCCTGCTCGCTCAGACGCTGACGCACCGGGCCGTATTCCAGGTGCAGATGCGCGACTCGATCCAGTGCGAAGCGCACCCGCAGGATCAGCCAACGACCCGGCTGCTGCTTGAACACGCTGTCGCGGTAAGCGAAGTTGCACTCTTGCAGGCTGAAGTCGCGCAACTCACCGGTCTGGCGATCCAGCGCCGTCAGGCCGGCGAACACATCCTTGATCTCGACACCGTAGGCACCGATGTTCTGCATCGGCGCGGCGCCGACGGTGCCGGGGATCAGACTGAGATTCTCCAGCCCGGAAAACCCCTGCGCCAGCGTGTGCTGCACGAACGGGTGCCACGGCTCGCCAGCCTCGGCTTCGATCACCACACGATTGCCTTCGTCACTGATGACACGGATACCACGAGTGGACATGCGCAACACCAGCGCCGGAATGTCCGCCGTGAGCAACAGATTGCTGCCGCCGCCGATCACCAGCAACGGCACCTCGTGGGAAGTCGCGTAAGCCAGGGCTTCGCGCACATCGGCGTCACTGTGGGCTTCGGCAAACAGCTGCGCGCGAACGTCGACGCCGAAGGTGTTGAAGGGTTTCAGGGAAACCTGCGGCTGTACCTGCAAACTCATAACCGCCCCTTCACTTCGATCAACAGCTGATCGCAGGCACGCTCGATCAGATCCAGCACCTGCTCGAAACCCTGATCGCCGTCGTAATACGGATCCGGCACCTCGTCGACCACGCCTTCATAGCGGCGCAGAAACAGGTCCAGCTCGGCCTTGCCGCTGGACGGCTGCAAGGCCTTGAGGTTGCGCAGATTGCTGTTGTCCATGGCGAGGATCAGGTCGTAGCTGGCGAAATCGGCACGGCTGACCTGCTGGGCGCGTTGCGCCGACAGGTCATAACCGCGCAGCTTGGCCGCGGCCTGACTGCGTTTGTCCGGCGGATTGCCGACGTGCCAGTCGCCGGTGCCGGCGGAGGCCACTTCGACCTGATCCGCCAGCCCCGCTTCACGCAACTTGTGGCGCAACACACCTTCGGCGGTGGGCGAACGGCAGATGTTGCCCAGGCACACGAACAGAACGCGCATCAGGCCTCCAGCAGGCGACGGACGCGCTCAAGGTCTTCGGCGGTGTCGACACCGGTCGGCGGTGCGATCAACGCGTCAGCCACATGAATCCGCACGCCGTGCCACAGGGCACGCAGCTGTTCGAGGGATTCGGTGTTTTCCAGCCAGCACGGCCCCCAGCTCACGAAGTCCTGAAGGAAACCTGCGCGGTAGGCATAAATGCCGATGTGACGACGATACGGCACGCCTTCCGGCAGCACGTCGCGGCTCTTGGCGAACGCATCGCGAGCCCATGGCAGGGTCGCGCGACTGAAGGTCAGCGCCAGACCGTTAAGGTCGCTGACGACCTTGACCACGTTCGGGTTGAACAGGGTTTCGACGTCTTCAATCGGCTCGGCCAGGGTGGCCATGCGCGCTTCGGTGTGGGCCGCAAGATTGGCGGCGACCTGATCGATCACGCTCGGCGGGATCAGCGGTTCGTCACCCTGCACGTTGACCACGATGGCATCCGGCTCCAGGCCCAGCTTCGCGGCCACTTCGGCCAGACGATCGGTGCCGGAGTTGTGATCTTCACGGGTCAGCACCACTTCGGCGCCGAAGGCCTTGCAGGCTTCGACGATGCGCGCATCGTCGGTCGCCACGACCACACGACTGGCGCTGCTTTTGCTGGCCTGTTCCCAGACGTGCTGGATCATCGGCTTGCCGGCGATGTCCAGCAGCGGCTTGCCCGGCAGACGGGTCGAGGCGTAGCGCGACGGGATGACAACGGTGAAGGCGGTGGTCATTTATCCAGACGCTCGTCGGTGGTCAGGGTGCGGGCTTCGCTTTCCAGCATGACCGGGATGCCATCACGGATCGGGTACGCCAGGCCGGCGCCCTTGCTGATCAGTTCGGTCTTGTCGGCGCTGAGCTTGAGCGGGCCTTTGCAGACCGGGCAGGCGAGGATGTCGAGCAATTTGGTGTCCATGAACATTCCCTGGATAAAAACGGATTAAGGCAAAAGACGATCCGGCAACAGGCGCATCAACTGCGTGTCGAACCAGGCCACGAAGGCCGGCGACGGCACGGCATCGACCGCCAGGTACCACCAGTCGTCTGCAGCGAAGGCGCGGCACTTCACCGCGTCCTTCTCAGTCATCACCACTGGCAATGACGGCGTGAAACTCAAGGCCTGCACGCTGTATTCGGCGTGGTCGGCGAAGGCGTGGGGCACAGGCCGCCAGTCTAGCGCTTCGAGGGTATTGAAGAAACGTTGCGGGTTGCCGATCCCGGCGACTGCGTGCACGGCCTGACCGGGCGGAAAATGATCGAGCGACCGGCGTTCGCCGCTGCGCAGATTGACCAGCGCCGAAGGTTTGAGGCGGAAAGCGAAACCGCCGTCGCGATCTTCGAGGGCGCCGTTGAACAGCACACCGTCAACGCTTTGCAGGCGCTCGGCCGGTTCGCGCAGGGGGCCTGCGGGCAGGCAGCGCTGGTTGCCAAGACCACGGGCGGCGTCGATCAGCACCAGTTCCAGATCCCGTGCGAGGCGGTAATGCTGCATGCCGTCATCGGACAGGATCAGGTCCAGCGGCTCGCTGTCCAGCAGGGCTCTGACGGCGGCGCTGCGATCGGGATCGATCATCAGCGGCACGCCAGTGCGCTGCACGATCAGCAAAGGTTCGTCGCCGGCGATTTCAGCAGTCTGATCGGCTTCGACCCGCCATGGCAGTTGCGCCGGTTTGGCGCCGTAGCCACGGCTGACCACGCCGACCCGCAGCCCGTGGCGTCGGCAGTGCTCGATCAGCCACAGGATCATCGGCGTCTTGCCGGTGCCGCCGACGGTGATATTGCCGACCACGATCACCGGCACCGGTGACTGATAGATCTCACCCTCGCCGTCGAGAAAACGCTGACGCTTGCCGGCCACGACGCGGCGGTACAGCCACTCCAGCGGCCGCAACAGCGTCAGGGCCGGGTGCCCCTCGTACCACGCGGCGAGCAGACGATCGGACATGGCCATCAGGATTTGGGCGCCGCCTCGACCGTGGTCATGCGCAGATGGCTGAAACCGAGCTTGCCGGCCGCGTCCATGGCGGTGATCACGGATTGGTGCTGAGTCTTGCCGTCAGCACTGATCGACAACGGCATGTTGGTGTCGCCGTTGGCTTCTTTCTGCATGGCCTCCATCAGGGTGGCCAGATCGTTTTTCGGCAGAATCTTGTTGTTCACCGAGAACACGCCTTCGGCGCTGATGGCCACGTCCAGTTGCTTGACCTGCTGGTCCTCGGCCGGTGAGCCGCTGACCGCTTCCGGCAGATCGACACGCAGCTGGGTTTCGCGGGTGAAGGTGGTGGTCACGACGAAAAACAGCAACAGGATGAACACCACGTCGATCAGCGACGCGAGGTTGATGTCGATGGTTTCCCGGGGCTTGCGACGGAATTTCACGCTTTGCCCCCGGCCAGATCGACGTCACGGTCGCCCTGCACCACTTCCACCAGTTTGATCGCTTCCTGTTCCATGCCTACCACCAGTTCATCGATACGGCGTTGCAGGAAACGGTGGAAGAACACCGCCGGAATACCGACCATCAGGCCCGCAGCGGTGGTGATCAGCGCCTTGGAAATACCGCCGGCCAGGACCGAAGCATTGGTGGTCATGCCGGAACCGGTGAACGCACTGAAAATGTCGATCATGCCCAGCACCGTACCCAGCAGACCGAGCAACGGCGACATGGCAGCGATGGTGCCCAGCGCGTTGACGTAACGCTCCAGCTCGTGGATGACCCGGGCGGCCGCTTCTTCAATGCACTCCTTCATGATCTCGCGACCATGCTTGGAGTTGGCCAGGCCCGCGGCGAGGATTTCCCCCAGCGGTGAGTTGGCGCGCAATTCCTTGAGTTTTTCCTTGTTGAGCTGCTTGTCCTTGATCCAGACCCAGACCTGACCCAGCAGATGCTCAGGGGTGACGCGACTGGCGCGCAGGGTCCACAGGCGCTCGGCGACGATCGCCATGGCGGCGATGGAACTCAGAATGATCGGCAACATCATCCAGCCGCCGGATTTGACCAATTCCCACACAGTGACAGCCCCCTCGAAAAAGTGCGCCACTTTACCATACCGGTTCGCGATAAAGACCCGTCGCCCCGACGACCGTGCTCAACGGTACTCCGCCCCCGGCAACGGCGGGTCGCGCCAGAAGCGGCGTTGTTGACGCATCGACCGGGCCGGCTGAAACCGCCCCAGTTGCAGATGAATGGCGCCCTGCTCGGCGCTGTCATGGATGTGTATGCCCTGTTTGCGGTAGCGGGCGATGACCGTCGGGTGCGGGTGACCGAACGAGTTGCCCTGCCCTCGGGAAATCAGCACCGCCTGTGGTCGCAAAGCCTTGAGCAAGGCCATCGATGAGGAACTGCGGCTACCGTGATGCGGGGCTTGAAGCCATCGGGTTTGAACTGCCAGTGCGCTGTTGAGCAGGTCCCGTTCGGCAGCGCTGTCGATATCGCCGGTCAGCAGTAACCGTTCGCCGTTGGCTTCGATCTGCAACACGCAGGAACGCTGGTTGCTGTCATGGCCGTCGGCCCACTGCCATAGATGAAAGGCAACGCCGTCCCACTGCCATTGCCGGCCGCTTTCACAAGCCTTGGCGTTCAGCGTTTCGGGCAACCCCGGCGGATCGCCGCTGATGACCCGGCTGACCGGCAATCCTTTCGCCACCGCGAGTGCGCCACCCGCGTGATCGACATCGGCATGGCTGAGCAGCATCAGGTCGAGGTGTTCCACCCCCAGTTTGCGCAATGCCGGCAGCACCACCCGCTCGCCGAGGTCGAAATCGCCGAAACGCGGGCCGCTGTCGTACAGCAAGGTGTGATGCCGGGTGCGGATCAGAATTGCCAGACCTTGCCCGACATCCAGTTGCCAGACATCGGCCACACCTTCGGCCAGACGCTCTCGAGGCGGAAATGCCAGCACCAGCAGCAATGGCCAGCCCAAGGGACGCAAGGGAACGCCTCGGGGCAGCAATAACAACAGGGCACCAAGACCTCCCAGCGCCCAGACCCACCACTGCATCGTCGTCGGCACCCACGCCGGCCAACGACCGGCAATCAGGGCCAGTGCCCGGAACAATCCATCGATCAGTCCGCCGGCCAGCCACAGCAGCCCTTCCCCGACATAAGGGATTGGCAGTAACAAAGTGCCAAGCAACGCCGGCGGCAGCACCGCAAAACTGACCCACGGCACCGCCAGCAGATTGGCCAGTGGCCCACTGAGACTGATCGGCAGACTCAACGCCACCAGCACCGGGCACAAGCCGATCGCGATCAGCCACTGCGCGCGCGACCAGGTCTGCCACCAGCGCCACGGCCCCAGACGGCCGCCGAAGGTGAAGATCAGCACGGCGACCGCGATAAATGACAGCCACAACCCCGGACGCAGACTGGCCAGCGGATCCATCAACAACACGCCGTTGAAGGCCAGCAGCAGCGGCCACCACGCACCGAGGTGGCGAAAACGCAAACGCCACAGCAGCACCAGCGCAACCATCACGCAGGCCCGCCGCACCGGTACATCGAATCCGGCCAGCAAGCCGTAACCCAGCGCCGCCGTGAATGCCAGACCGCACGCCCAGGGCAGCCAGGGCCAACGCACCGGCCAGATCCCGACCCGCGCCAGCCCGGCGACCAGCGCATACATCAACGCCGCCAACAGCCCGATGTGCTGACCGGAAATCACCAGCAGGTGTACGGTGCCGGTGTCCTGCAAGATCTGCCAATCTTCGCGACTGAGCCCGGAGCCATCGCCGAGCACCAACGCGGCCAGAGCGCCGTTACGTCCCTGGGCATCCACTGCTAGCAGGCGCTGGCGAATACTGTCGCGCCAGGCCCACTGCGCCGGCGCCAGGCGCTGACCATCCTTCACCGTCCCGGTAGCGCCGATGCGCTGCGCCAACAGCCAGGCTTCGTAATCGAACGCATCCGGATTGAGCAGCCCACCGGGGCGCTTGAGCTTGACCGCCAGTCGCCAGCGTTCACCACTTTTGACCTCTGGCCCGGCGTACCAGGCCAGACGCATCAGCGACGGCAGTTTGTCGTGACGCGAGCGGGCATCGGCCAGTTCGAACCGCACGACGCCCTCGGCACTCTGCGGCAAACCGACGACCCGCCCCTCCACCCAGCGCGTTTCACCATCCAGCCGTGAAGGCAGTCGGTCATTCAACGCCATCTGCGCGCTGAAACCCGCCCATACGAATCCAAACAAAAAAAACGCCAGTGGATAGCTGCGAAACGGCAACAGCATCAGCGCCACCCACGGCAACACCAGCAATAACCCGACCGGCGGCAAGGCCGGTAAAAAAACCGGAGCCAGCAGACCGACCGCCAGCGCCATCATCCCTGTGCGCATAAGCCCGTCCTTGAGAGTCCCACCTTCAGGCATAGCTGTTGCCGGGCACGACCGTCGTTATCAATTGTCACAAAGTCTGAATGGGCGGTTCGTAGAATCCAGACATACTTGCCGCCTTAACCGACCGAGAAGCCTTATGCCCCGGCGCTTATTCAAACGTTACATGCCCGACCCGACGAGCATCAGGGAACACAAATCCTTACGCTTTCTCGGCACGTTGCTGCATGACCCGAATCTCTGGCACCTCAACCGGCACTCGGTGGCACGGGCCATGGCCGTTGGCCTGTTCGCCGCGTTCCTGCCGATTCCCGCGCAAATGCTGGTGGCCGCTGCGCTGGCTGTCACAGTGCGCGGCAACATGCCGATCGCCGTCAGTCTGGTCTGGCTGACCAACCCGATCACCATGCCGGCGGTGTTCTTCTGCACGTATCAGGCCGGGGCGTGGCTGATGGATGTACCCGCACGCACGCTCCCGGACGAATTGACCTGGGAATGGATCAGCGGCGAACTCTCGACCTTGTGGCAACCGTTCCTGCTGGGTTCGGTGGTGGTCGGGCTGGCACTGGGCGCCCTCGCCTATTGTCTGGTAATGATGTACTGGCGCTGGTGGGTAGCGCGGCAATGGGCGCGGCGCAAGAAAAGTCGTCAGGCCTGAACGCAAAACGGCCTCCACTGTGGGAGGCCGTTTTTCATTGCAGCATTGAAGGGATCAGGTGCGCATGCCGCGCCCGCTCACCAGCAACCGCGAACAACCGATATACAACACCACGGTCGCCACCAGCATGAAGGTGATCGCGATACCGATGCGAATGTCCGACACACCGAGGATGCCGTAACGGAAGGCGTTGACCATGTGCAGCACCGGGTTGGCCAGCGACACGGTCTGCCAGAACGGCGGCAGCAAGGTGATCGAGTAGAACACGCCACCGAGGTAGGTCAGCGGGGTCAGCACGAAGGTCGGGATGATCGAGATGTCATCGAAGTTGCGCGCAAACACCGCATTGATGAAGCCCAGCAGCGAGAAAATCGTCGCGGTCAGCACCACCACCAGCACCGTCACACCGAGATGGTGTACCTGCAAATGGGTGAAGAACAGCGACAGGATCGTCACGATCACACCCACCATCAGGCCGCGCAAGACGCCACCAATGGTGTAACCGATCAGGATGGTATGCGGCGACACCGGCGACACCATCAGTTCTTCGATGGAGCGCTGGAACTTGCTGCCGAAGAAACTCGACACCACGTTGCCGTAGGAGTTGGTGATCACCGACATCATGATCAGCCCCGGCACGATGTACTCCATGTAGGTGAAGCCACCCATGTCGCCGATCTGCCGGCCGATCAGGTTGCCGAAGATCACGAAGTACAGAACCATGGTGATCGCCGGCGGCAGCAGGGTCTGCGGCCAGATCCGGGTGAAGCGTCTGACCTCGCGGTAAACGATGGTGTTGAGGGCAACGAGGTTGGGGCGCAGCTCGGAACTCATACCGCCACCTTCGAAAGATTTTTCTCCACCAGGGACACGAACAGCTCCTCGAGGCGATTGGTTTTATTGCGCAGGCTCAGCACTTCGATGTTCTGCAGGGCCAGTTGGCCGAACAGCGCAGTGATGCCCATGGACTTGTCGACCTGGACTTCCAGGGTAT
This window encodes:
- a CDS encoding nucleotidyltransferase family protein, which encodes MSRSIGVIVLAAGEGSRFREVAGADKDKLLADCTGRDGAVRSVIEQVLVNLPASLDQRLLVTTEVRPQAMRMAQAYGCDIVSIESTGMGDSIAAGVAACPDADGWLIVLGDMPFILPSSIERVVAAIAEDAVSVPTLNGDYGHPVGFGRSFAAGLMALSGDRGARPLFAQGRVVEVAVDDPGVLWDIDVPDALVFPPS
- a CDS encoding XdhC family protein, with product MDSADLNVLRSVLEWRRDGKRVVLFSVVQTWGTAPRAPGAMLALREDGVVIGSVSGGCVEDDLIARLHDGRIPANGPPVQLITYGVTQEEAARFGLPCGGTLRLTEERVGDPAWVAELLDRCEAHEIVARELNIRTGEVMLRPAGKTDVLSFDGQTLRAIYGPRWRLLLIGAGQLSRYVAEMARLLDFEVLICDPRTEFVYGWEEQHGRFVPGMPDEAVLNIQTDERTAIVALTHDPRLDDMALLTALDSKAFYVGALGSRVNSIKRRENLAELGLSEAAIARLHGPIGLHIGSHSPAEIALSLLAEIVAIKNGVELKQKKTVESV
- a CDS encoding xanthine dehydrogenase family protein molybdopterin-binding subunit, with protein sequence MSRLPNDFALSNLSRRGFLKGVGATGALVLAASWGWQDALAEDKPKQFGADGMPNGWIDDPKVYVSISADGTVTVVCNRSEMGQGVRTSLTMVVADELEADWAHVKVQQAPGDEVRFGNQDTDGSRSMRHWYEPMRRCGAAARTMLEQAAAAQWKVPVGECRAQLHKVIHTPSGRELGYGELAAAASALTVPARDSLRLKQPSEFRYIGKEGTKAIDGADIVNGRAVYGADVHFDGMLFAVIARPAVYGGKVKSVDDSAALKVPGVLKVIQIEPRPLPSEFQPLGGVAVVASNTWAALKGREALKIEWDDGPNATYDSVAYRKEIEAASLKPGKVVRNTGDIDKAIGSAASTLEASYYLPHLAQAPMEPMVAIARYKDGTCEAWAPSQAPQVTRERIAERLGLPFDNVTFNVTLLGGGFGRKSKPDFVVEAAVLAKEFPGKAVRVQWTREDDIHNSYFHTVSAEYLKAGVGKDGLPSAWLHRTVAPSITALFAPGMNHEAAFELGMGFTNMAYAIPNVRLENPEATVHTRVGWYRSVSNIPHGFAIQSFVDELAHKAKEDPLKYQIKLLGPDRQIDPRTLSEEWNYGESPERYPIDTGRMRTVLETAAKAAGWGRQLPKGRGLGLAVHYSFVTYVAAVIEVEVKDDGTLIVHKADIAVDCGPQINPERIRSQFEGACVMGLGNAVWGEISFKDGKVQQDNFHMYEVARMSLAPKEVAVHLVTPPGEVPLGGVGEPGVPPIAPALCNAIFAATGQRIRNLPVRYQLQGWQKAQA
- a CDS encoding (2Fe-2S)-binding protein: MITLKLNGQDHPLDVTEDMPLLWAIRDVAGYNGTKFGCGMGLCGACTIHIDGAPARSCITPIGSVVGQNVTTIDNLHADPVGQIVQQAWLDTAVAQCGYCQGGQIMSATALLKTNPNPSDEQIEEAMVGNICRCGTYNRIKTAIRQASTHLKEAKA
- the murB gene encoding UDP-N-acetylmuramate dehydrogenase, with translation MSLQVQPQVSLKPFNTFGVDVRAQLFAEAHSDADVREALAYATSHEVPLLVIGGGSNLLLTADIPALVLRMSTRGIRVISDEGNRVVIEAEAGEPWHPFVQHTLAQGFSGLENLSLIPGTVGAAPMQNIGAYGVEIKDVFAGLTALDRQTGELRDFSLQECNFAYRDSVFKQQPGRWLILRVRFALDRVAHLHLEYGPVRQRLSEQGIEQPTPTDVSRAICSIRSEKLPDPAVLGNAGSFFKNPLVSAAVVAQIKAQHPDLVAYAQPDGQMKLAAGWLIERAGWKGFREADAGVHKLQALVLVNYGAATGLQLLDLAQRIQKDISERFNVELEMEPNRY
- a CDS encoding low molecular weight protein-tyrosine-phosphatase encodes the protein MRVLFVCLGNICRSPTAEGVLRHKLREAGLADQVEVASAGTGDWHVGNPPDKRSQAAAKLRGYDLSAQRAQQVSRADFASYDLILAMDNSNLRNLKALQPSSGKAELDLFLRRYEGVVDEVPDPYYDGDQGFEQVLDLIERACDQLLIEVKGRL